A window from Psychrobium sp. MM17-31 encodes these proteins:
- the frr gene encoding ribosome recycling factor, which translates to MINEIKDDAATRMGKSVEALKVQMQKVRTGRAHPSLLDSITVPYYGAETPLNQVGNVGIGDARTLTITVFDTTMIAAVEKAIMTSDLGLNPNSAGNLIRIPLPPLTEERRKDLIKVVRGEAEKGRVAVRNIRRDANSDIKALEKEKEVGEDEARKGEEQIQELTNKYIKEMDALLAEKEQELLEV; encoded by the coding sequence GTGATTAACGAAATTAAAGATGATGCTGCAACCCGTATGGGGAAAAGTGTAGAAGCACTAAAAGTTCAAATGCAAAAAGTGCGTACTGGTCGTGCACACCCAAGTTTATTAGATTCGATCACTGTACCTTATTACGGTGCTGAAACACCGTTAAACCAAGTGGGTAACGTTGGTATTGGTGATGCGCGTACACTGACTATTACTGTATTCGACACGACGATGATCGCTGCTGTTGAAAAAGCGATTATGACGTCTGATCTAGGTTTAAACCCTAACTCAGCGGGTAACCTAATTCGCATCCCATTGCCGCCATTGACTGAAGAACGTCGTAAAGACCTAATTAAGGTTGTTCGTGGCGAAGCTGAAAAAGGTCGTGTTGCTGTTCGTAACATTCGTCGTGACGCTAACAGCGATATCAAAGCACTTGAGAAAGAAAAAGAAGTGGGTGAAGACGAAGCGCGTAAAGGCGAAGAGCAAATCCAAGAGTTAACAAACAAGTACATTAAAGAAATGGACGCCTTGTTAGCAGAAAAAGAGCAAGAGCTACTAGAAGTTTAA